The Xanthomonas sontii genomic sequence GCGTTTGCACGCCTGCCGGGTGGAGCGCGGACTCAGCGGGCGCTCGTGGACGATGGTCGCGGCAGCGTGGCTGCCGCCGATTACGCGGCCGAGTGCTTGCAGTCGCTGACGTCGCTGTCTTCCAGCGTGGAATACGGACGGAACGCCGGCACCTTCTGCATCAGCGCATCCTGCGCGGCGCGCAGCGCGGCGACTTGGTCGCAGATCTTCAGCGCCGCCTGCTTGATCTTGTCGGCCTGCGCCTCGACCTGCGCGCCGATATGGTCGGTGTCGCCGCTGAGCACGCCGCTGATCGCATCGCCGGCCGCCTTCACGCCCAGTGCCGCGCCGGCCTTGCCGACTTCCACACCCTGCTTGCCGACCGCCTCGATCTGGCTGCGGTAGGCCAGCAACAGGCGCTGCTGCTCGGCGTCCAGCGCGACCGGCTTGCCGTCGATCAGCAGCTTGCCGTCGCGGGTGATGGTGGCCGGCGGCTGGCCATCGGCCTTCAGGGTGAGGTCGCCGTTGAGGAAGGTCAGGCTTTGCGCGCCACCGTGATCGACGACGACGCGGTCGTTCGACGAGGCCGAGCGCTGGCAGGCGCTGAGCGAGAACAGCACGGCCAGGGCGACGCCGGCCAGGGACAGGGAACGGTACTGCATGGGCGCGTCCTCGTGTGGATGTGGAAGGAGAATCGGGTAGCAGGATCAGCGCGGCTTGGGCAGGTTGACGCTGCCACGCACGCCGCGGTGGGTGACGTCGCCGCTGCCGACCTTCTGCACGCTCAGGTTGCCGCCGACGGTGCCGACATCCAGGTCGCCGGAGCCGACCGTCTGCACCGCGACATTGCCGGTGACGTCGCGCAGTTGCACGTCGCCGGAGCCGACGCTGTCGACCTGCACGCTGCCGCGCACGCCGTGCACGGTCAGGTCGCCGGAGCCGACGGTGCCGACCTTGACGTCGCCGCCGACCTGATCGGCCTTGACGTCGCCCGAGCCCAGCGTCGGCAAAGCCACGCTGCCGACATTGCGCAGTTCGATGTCGCCGGAGCCGACCGTGGCGCTGACCGCGCCGCGAATGTTCTGCGCGTGCAGGTCGCCGGAGCCGACCTTGGCGTCGAGCGAGGCCACGCCGCTGATCTCGGCGTCGCCGGAGCCCAGTTGCAGCTGCACCGGCAGGTTGGCCGGGATGCTGCCGGCCACGTTGAGGTAGGCGTAGCGGTTGCCGACGCTGATGCCGTGGATCTTGCCCTCGTGCTTCAGCGTCACCACCAGGGTGTCGCCGTCGTGGCGCTGGCGCAGGGTCAGCTCCTTGAGCATGTCCGCGTCGGAGGCGCAGGCGCGGCCGCGCAGGGTGGAGTCGCCGCTGGCGCCGCTGAGCTTGAGGTCGTTCTGCTGCACGTCCAGCAGCACCGACTTGACGCCGGTCAGGTCCAGCTTCAGTTCGCGCGGTTCGGAATACTTGCAGTCGTCGGCCATGGCGACGGCCGGCAGCGACAGCAGGGCACACAGGGCGAGGGTCTTGCGCATCGGAAAACTCCTTGCGGAAAAGGGAAGAGAGACGGAGGTGCGATCAGGCTTCGTCGCGCCAGCGGCGCACGTAGATCGCGGCGACGATGAAGGCCACGCCGACCGCGGCGCCGATCCAGATGTCGGGGTCGCGGAACAGCACCCAGCTGTCGCCGAGATGGATCGCATTGACCAGATCCTGCGGACCGCTGATGTGGGTCTCGGCCACCTGCTCGTTCAGCACCGGACCCCAGCTGCCGGGCAGCACGCTGAGCAGGCCGCGGTAGACCACGGTGTACCAGATCAGGTTGTGGTTGACATCGAGCATCGGCAGGATGCCCATCATGCTCGCCATCACGCAGCCCAGGATCGGGATCAGCACCGCCCACAGGAACGGCTTGCTGCGCGCCCAGGCCGAGCACAGCATCAGCCAGCCGATCGCCGGCAGCGACCACAGCACCTGCACCGGCAGTGCGGCCAGGACCATGCCGATGATGCGCAGCGGGTGCGATTCGGTGAAGACCGCGGTGCTCTGCGGGATACCGTTGACCGACAGGGTCAGGGCGGTGACCACCCACAGTGCCAGACCGATCAGCAGGCCGATGCCGATCGCCAGCAGCGGCGCCAGCAGCAGCGCCCAGGCGGCCTTGGACAGCACGGTGCCGGTGTCCGACAGCGGCAGCGACTTCCAGAACAGCACGCTGCGGTCGCGGCGGTCGTCGTACAGCGCGCCCAGCGCGTAGAAGAACACCACGAAGCCGACCACGATGCAGGCCAGGATCACCCCGGCGAGCATGGTGCCGTCGCCGACCGCGCCGATGATCTGGTGGGCATTGTTGGCCTGGCCTTCCCATTGCACATCGTTCAGACGTACGCCGCCGCCGTGGTTGCGGCCGGCGATGCTGCCGATGATCGACAGCACCGTGTACAGGGTGGCGACGATGCCGCCGGTAATGACCGGGGCCCACAGGAAACCGCCGCGGTGTTCCCAGAACTCGCGCTTGAGCAGCCACTTGAAGGTGGACACGGGAGAGATCGATTTGGCGGGAGCGTTCATGCGTAGGTGCCCTTCATGATGGCGACGAACAGGTCGGCCAGGCCGGGGGTGCGGGTTTCGCCGAGTGCGGTCAGCTGCGCCTGCGGCACGCCGTCGTACAGGAACACCGACTTGCCGAACGGCAGGCCGCGTTCGTCGATCGGCTGCAGCGCGCGCGCCGCCTCGATGCGCTCGGCCGGCACCAGCAGTTCGGTGTAGCGGGTGGCCATGTGCTCCATGTCGGCGCTGAGCACGATGCGACCGTCGCGGATGAACAGCACGTCGGTGAGGATGTGCTCGATCTCCTCCACCTGGTGGGTGGTGATGACGATGGTCTTCTGCTCGTCGAAGTAGTCTTCCAGCAGGCGCTGGTAGAACTCCTTGCGGTACAGGATGTCCAGGCCCAGGGTCGGCTCGTCCAGCACCAGCAGGCGCGCGTCGATCGCCATGACCAGGGCCAGGTGCAGTTGCACGATCATGCCCTTGGACATCTCGCGCACCCGCAGCTTGGGCGAGAGCTTGGTGTTGGCCAGGAAGCGCTCGCACTTGGCGCGATCGAAGCGCGGATGCACGCCGGCGACGAAGTCGATCGCCTCGCTGACCCGCATCCAGCGCGGCAGCACCGCCACGTCGGCGATGAAGCACACCTCGTTCATCAGCGCGTCGCGCTGCTTGCGCGGGTCCATGCCCAGCACGCGCAGTTCGCCTTCCACGGCGGTCAGGCCCAGCACCGCCTTCAGCGCGGTGGTCTTGCCGGCACCGTTGGGGCCGATCAGGCCGACGATGCGGCCCGGCGCGATGGCGAAAGACGCATCGGCCAGCGCCGGCTTGTTGTTGTAGGTCTTGCGCAACCCCTGCGCGTAGACGACGGATTCGGATGCGGCGACAGCGGCAGTCATGGCGTTTTCCCCGGTGGCAACAAGTCTTGCAGTGTCAGGCCCAGGCGCTGGATGCGTTCCAGCACCAGGGGCCACTCTTCGTTGAGGAAGCGCTCGCGCTCGCTGCCGCGCAGCTTCTGCGCCGCTTCCTCGGTCATGAACATGCCCAGCCCGCGGCGCTTCTCGACCAGGGCCTCGTCGGCCAGTTCCTGGTAGGCGCGCGAGACGGTGATCGGATTGAGCTGGTACTCGGCAGCCACCTGGCGCACCGAGGGCAGGGCGTCGCCGGGCTTGAGGATGCCGTCGAGCATCATCGCGATGACGCGCTCCTTCAGCTGGCGGTAGATCGGAGCGCCGTCGCTCCATTGGATATCGCTCATGGTCAGCTCCGTGGGCGCAGGGTGCGCGCGAAGGAGAAATAAGGCACGGACAGCGAAGCCCGCAGACGCCGCACCGCCGGGACGGTGGAAGGTGCGGCGCCGGCGGCGCTGTCGTCGTGCGGCGTGCTGGCGCCATAATCCAGCGGCCGTCCCTGGTGGCGTTGGGCGCCGATCCAGCTCGCGCAGAGCAGGGTGCCGACGATGACCAGGGCCGGAAGACTGCGCTGGAGGCGTTTGAGATTCATCGTGGGACCTGCTCTGGGTGAGTGGTGTTGTATTTAACTATAACACCGTTACACGGCATGTCAACACGCTGCAGACCCAAATTCCGACCTGGTCGTGCGTCACTCCCTTCTTCTACTCGACGGTGCCCCATGAAACTTTCCAAGCGTCTGTTTTTCCTCGCGATCCTGGCCGCTGCCGGCACCGTCGGCAGTGCCTGGGCCGGCTCTCTGCTGGACCGGGACTACCGTCCGCTGGCCGGCAAGGAGAAGGTGAACCTGAACAAGACCTACGGCGGCAAGGTGCTGCTGGTGGTCAACACCGCCAGCAAGTGCGGCTACACCCCGCAGTACGACGGCCTGGAGAAGCTGCAGCAGCAGTACGCGGCGCATGGCTTCAGCGTGCTCGGCTTCCCATCCAACGACTTCAAGGGCCAGGAGCCCGGATCGGAGAAGCAGATCCAGGAATTCTGCACGCTCACCTACGGGGTGAAGTTTCCGATGTTCGAGAAGGTGCACGTGATCGGCGACGATGCGACGCCGCTGTACAAGCAACTGACCCAGGCCACCGGCGTGGCGCCGGGCTGGAATTTCCACAAGTATCTGATCGCGCGCGATGGGCGCGTGGTCGCGCAATTCCCGAGCAAGGTCACGCCGGACGATCCGGCCTTGCGCAGTGCCATCGAACGCGAACTGAAAGCGCAGCCGGCGTCGCACTGAAAGCGGGTCAACATCTCGGCCGCACATGCGACAATGCCGGCCTCTGTCTGCGCCAGTTCGGCGCGTCCAGTTCACAGTTCACTTCCAGGGAAAGTAGCGAATGAAGATGGGAATGCGCGGCGCCGTGGCGTCGCTGGTGGTGGGGATGGCGATGGTCGCCGGTCACGCGTCCGCGCAGGCGCCGGCGGCCGGCGGCACGGCGACGACGCTGAGCACCGAGAAGCAGAAGGTCAGCTACGCGATCGGCATGGATGTGGCGCGTTCGTTCGAGCCCATCGCCCAGGACATCGACGTGGACGCGATGCAGCGCGCGATCGAGAACGCCTTCAAGCAGGGCAAGCCGCTGCTGTCCGATGAGCAGACCCAGGCCACCGATACCGCGCTGCGCACGCAGCTGGCCGCGCGCAACGGCCAGCCGGTGCCGGGCATGGCGCCGGGCACGCAGCCGCCGCCGGTGTCCAAGGAGAACGTGGGCCTGATGCTGGGCGACCGTGCGGTCGGTCCGTCGCTGGCGCGGATCCAGAACGACATCGATCTGCCGACGCTGATGGGCGCGGTGCGCACGGTGTTCGCCAAGGGCCAGACCGCGATGACCCAGGAGCAGGCGATGGCCACGCTGCAGGCCTTCGGTGCGTCCAAGCAGGCCGCGGTGGCGACCAAGAACAAGCAGGAAGGCAATGCCTTCCTGGCGCAGAACAAGAACCAGAAGGGCGTGATCACCACCCCGTCCGGCCTGCAGTACATGGTGCTGCGCGAAGGCAGCGGCGCGCGGCCCACGTCCAGCAGCAAGGTGCGGGTGAACTACGAGGGCAAGCTGCTCGACGGCACCGTCTTCGACAGCTCCTACAAGAACGGCCAGCCGGCCGAGTTCGCGCTGAACCAGGTCGTGCCGGGCTGGAGCGAGGGCGTGGCGCTGATGCCGGTGGGGTCCAAGTACCGCTTCTGGATTCCGTCCAATCTGGGCTACGGCCCGCAGGGAATGCCGGGCAGCCCGATCGGCCCGGATGCGATGTTGACCTTCGACGTGGAACTTTTGAACATCCTTCAATAACCGAAAGGAGATTACATGCGCGTAGCGATATTCGGCACCGGCTATGTCGGGCTCGTCACCGGAACCTGTCTGGCCGAAGTCGGCCACCATGTGGTGTGCGTAGACATCGACCAGGCCAAGGTGGATGGGCTCAACAAGGGCGTGGTCCCGATTTACGAGCCTGGCCTCTCGCCGATGGTCAAGGCCAATCACGCCGCACGGAGGCTGTTCTTCACCACCGATGCGGCCAGCGCCATCGCGCATGGGGATATCGTGTTCATCGCCGTCGGCACGCCGCCGGACGAGGACGGTAGCGCAGATCTGCAGTACGTGCTGGCGGTGGCCCGTACCATCGGCCAGCACATCCAGGGGCCGACCATCGTGGTCAACAAGTCGACGGTGCCGGTCGGCACCGCCGACAAGGTGCGCGCGGCGATCGCCGCCGAGCTGGAAGCGCGCGGCGAGGCGATCGAGTTCGACGTGGTCTCCAACCCGGAGTTCCTGAAGGAAGGCGATGCCGTCGCCGATTGCATGCGCCCGGACCGCATCGTCATCGGTAGCAGCAAGCCCGGCTCGGCCGCGCGCCTGCGTCGCCTGTACGCGCCGTTCAATCGCAACCACGACCGCATCGTGGAGATGGACGTGCGCTCGGCCGAACTGACCAAGTACGCGGCCAACGCGATGCTGGCGACCAAGATCAGTTTCATGAACGAGATCGCCAACATCGCCGAGCGCGTCGGTGCCGACGTGGAGAAGGTGCGCCAGGGCATCGGCTCGGATCCGCGCATCGGTTGGCACTTCATCTACCCGGGTGCCGGCTACGGCGGCTCGTGCTTCCCCAAGGACGTGCAGGCGCTGGCGCGTACCGCGCAGCAGGTCGGGCATGCGCCCCGGCTGCTGGATGCGGTGGAAGCGGTCAACGAGGCGCAGAAGGGCCATCTGTACGAGCTGATCCAGCGCCACTACGGTGCGGCGCAGTCGCTGAAGGGCAAGACCTTCGCGGTGTGGGGCCTGGCCTTCAAGCCCAACACCGACGACATGCGTGCCGCCTCCAGCCGCCGCCTGCTGGCGCAACTGTGGGAGGCGGGCGCGACGGTGCGTGCCTACGATCCGGAGGCGACCGACGAGGCCAAGCGCATCTTCGGCGAGCGCGCCGATCTGCATTTCTGCGACGATGCCTTCGACGCGCTGGAAGGCGCCGATGCGCTGGCGGTGGTCACCGAGTGGAAGCAGTTCCGCAGCCCCGACTTCACCCGCATGAAGGAGCTGATCGGCGATGCGGTGGTGTTCGACGGCCGCAATCTCTACGATCCGCAGGAAATCGAGAGCTTCGGCCTGGCGTACTACGGCATCGGCCGCGGACGTTCGATCCATGCAGCATGATTTTTCCACCCAGGATCGGTTGCTGGAAAACCGCCTGATCGAGCTGGAAACGCGCCTCTCCTTCCAGGAGCAGGCGCTGTCGGAAATGAGCGATGCCCTGGCCGAAGCGCGTATCGAAAGCCAGCGCAACGCCGAGTTGCTGCGTCACCTGCTCGAAGATCTGGGCAAGGTGCGCAGCACGCTCTACGCCGATCCGGCCGACGAACCGCCGCCGCCGCATTACTGATCCCCCGAACCGACCGATGCCGTCCCGATGAGCGATACCCTCCGCGAGCAGTTGCTGGGCCTGGGCTTCAAGCCCGCGCCGAAACCCGAACGCAAAGCCCCGCCTGCCGCGCCGCGGCCGCAGGGACGGCCGGGCCAGCGCCCGGCACCGGCCGGGGCGCGCGGCGAGCGCGCTCCCGGCGGCGCGCCCAACGCCGGCAAGCCTGGCGGCGGGCGCGGCCGTCCGCACGGGAACGGCGCTGGCCAGGGCAAGCCGCAGGGCGCTGGCGGCCAGCCGGGGCGACCGCCGCGCAGCCGCGAGGACATCGACTTGGCCAAGGCCTATGCGATCCGTGCCCAGCGCGAGAAGGACGAGCGCATCGAGGCCGAGCGGCAGAAGCAGGAAGAAGCGCGCCTGCGCCGCGAGGCGCGCGCCAAGCTCGACGAACTGCTCAAGGGCCAGGCGCTGAACCACGCCGAGGCCGACATCGCCCGCCATTTCCCCTATGGCGGCAAGATCAAGCGCATCTACGTCACCGCCGACCAGCTCAAGGCGCTCAACGCCGGCGAGTTGGGCGTGCTGCAGCAGAACGGTCGCTACCTGCTGGTGACCGCGGCGCTGCTGGACCAGGCCGAAGCGATCTTCCCGGCGGCGGTGGCGCTGCGGGTCGATCCGAACGCGACGGCGGAAGAAGACCCCTACGCCGATCCCAAGTACCAGATCCCCGACGATCTGGTCTGGTAAACGTGGCGCTGCCAGGGACGGGCACGCTGGCCGCCGGGCGCGGCCACATGCCGCCGCACGCGCAGGCCGGCGGCGGCTATCTGCCGTACGTGGACGGGCTGCGCGCGATCGCGGTGCTGGCGGTGATCGCCTACCACCTCGATCCGGCGTGGCTGCCGGGCGGGTTCACCGGCGTGGATATGTTCTTCGTGATCTCCGGCTTCGTGGTCAGCGCGTCGTTGCAGCGCCTGCCGGCGGCCGGACAGCTGGGCGTGTTCGCGCAGTTCTATGCGCGGCGCCTGCGCCGCATCGCGCCGGCCCTGGTGGCGTGCCTGCTGGTCACGGCCCTGGCCAGCGGCCTGTTCATTCCCGAGTCCTGGCTCAGCGAGACCAGCGCCAGGACCGGGCGCATGGCCTTCGTCGGCCTCAGCAACTGGGTGCTGGCCGCGACCGGCAACGATTACTTCTCGCCCAAGGC encodes the following:
- a CDS encoding FKBP-type peptidyl-prolyl cis-trans isomerase — protein: MKMGMRGAVASLVVGMAMVAGHASAQAPAAGGTATTLSTEKQKVSYAIGMDVARSFEPIAQDIDVDAMQRAIENAFKQGKPLLSDEQTQATDTALRTQLAARNGQPVPGMAPGTQPPPVSKENVGLMLGDRAVGPSLARIQNDIDLPTLMGAVRTVFAKGQTAMTQEQAMATLQAFGASKQAAVATKNKQEGNAFLAQNKNQKGVITTPSGLQYMVLREGSGARPTSSSKVRVNYEGKLLDGTVFDSSYKNGQPAEFALNQVVPGWSEGVALMPVGSKYRFWIPSNLGYGPQGMPGSPIGPDAMLTFDVELLNILQ
- a CDS encoding DUF2884 family protein, encoding MQYRSLSLAGVALAVLFSLSACQRSASSNDRVVVDHGGAQSLTFLNGDLTLKADGQPPATITRDGKLLIDGKPVALDAEQQRLLLAYRSQIEAVGKQGVEVGKAGAALGVKAAGDAISGVLSGDTDHIGAQVEAQADKIKQAALKICDQVAALRAAQDALMQKVPAFRPYSTLEDSDVSDCKHSAA
- a CDS encoding DUF2058 family protein; this encodes MSDTLREQLLGLGFKPAPKPERKAPPAAPRPQGRPGQRPAPAGARGERAPGGAPNAGKPGGGRGRPHGNGAGQGKPQGAGGQPGRPPRSREDIDLAKAYAIRAQREKDERIEAERQKQEEARLRREARAKLDELLKGQALNHAEADIARHFPYGGKIKRIYVTADQLKALNAGELGVLQQNGRYLLVTAALLDQAEAIFPAAVALRVDPNATAEEDPYADPKYQIPDDLVW
- a CDS encoding ABC transporter ATP-binding protein; this translates as MTAAVAASESVVYAQGLRKTYNNKPALADASFAIAPGRIVGLIGPNGAGKTTALKAVLGLTAVEGELRVLGMDPRKQRDALMNEVCFIADVAVLPRWMRVSEAIDFVAGVHPRFDRAKCERFLANTKLSPKLRVREMSKGMIVQLHLALVMAIDARLLVLDEPTLGLDILYRKEFYQRLLEDYFDEQKTIVITTHQVEEIEHILTDVLFIRDGRIVLSADMEHMATRYTELLVPAERIEAARALQPIDERGLPFGKSVFLYDGVPQAQLTALGETRTPGLADLFVAIMKGTYA
- a CDS encoding glutathione peroxidase, which encodes MKLSKRLFFLAILAAAGTVGSAWAGSLLDRDYRPLAGKEKVNLNKTYGGKVLLVVNTASKCGYTPQYDGLEKLQQQYAAHGFSVLGFPSNDFKGQEPGSEKQIQEFCTLTYGVKFPMFEKVHVIGDDATPLYKQLTQATGVAPGWNFHKYLIARDGRVVAQFPSKVTPDDPALRSAIERELKAQPASH
- a CDS encoding GntR family transcriptional regulator, translating into MSDIQWSDGAPIYRQLKERVIAMMLDGILKPGDALPSVRQVAAEYQLNPITVSRAYQELADEALVEKRRGLGMFMTEEAAQKLRGSERERFLNEEWPLVLERIQRLGLTLQDLLPPGKTP
- a CDS encoding UDP-glucose/GDP-mannose dehydrogenase family protein encodes the protein MRVAIFGTGYVGLVTGTCLAEVGHHVVCVDIDQAKVDGLNKGVVPIYEPGLSPMVKANHAARRLFFTTDAASAIAHGDIVFIAVGTPPDEDGSADLQYVLAVARTIGQHIQGPTIVVNKSTVPVGTADKVRAAIAAELEARGEAIEFDVVSNPEFLKEGDAVADCMRPDRIVIGSSKPGSAARLRRLYAPFNRNHDRIVEMDVRSAELTKYAANAMLATKISFMNEIANIAERVGADVEKVRQGIGSDPRIGWHFIYPGAGYGGSCFPKDVQALARTAQQVGHAPRLLDAVEAVNEAQKGHLYELIQRHYGAAQSLKGKTFAVWGLAFKPNTDDMRAASSRRLLAQLWEAGATVRAYDPEATDEAKRIFGERADLHFCDDAFDALEGADALAVVTEWKQFRSPDFTRMKELIGDAVVFDGRNLYDPQEIESFGLAYYGIGRGRSIHAA
- a CDS encoding SlyX family protein — encoded protein: MQHDFSTQDRLLENRLIELETRLSFQEQALSEMSDALAEARIESQRNAELLRHLLEDLGKVRSTLYADPADEPPPPHY
- a CDS encoding ABC transporter permease, which gives rise to MNAPAKSISPVSTFKWLLKREFWEHRGGFLWAPVITGGIVATLYTVLSIIGSIAGRNHGGGVRLNDVQWEGQANNAHQIIGAVGDGTMLAGVILACIVVGFVVFFYALGALYDDRRDRSVLFWKSLPLSDTGTVLSKAAWALLLAPLLAIGIGLLIGLALWVVTALTLSVNGIPQSTAVFTESHPLRIIGMVLAALPVQVLWSLPAIGWLMLCSAWARSKPFLWAVLIPILGCVMASMMGILPMLDVNHNLIWYTVVYRGLLSVLPGSWGPVLNEQVAETHISGPQDLVNAIHLGDSWVLFRDPDIWIGAAVGVAFIVAAIYVRRWRDEA
- a CDS encoding DUF4097 family beta strand repeat-containing protein, whose product is MRKTLALCALLSLPAVAMADDCKYSEPRELKLDLTGVKSVLLDVQQNDLKLSGASGDSTLRGRACASDADMLKELTLRQRHDGDTLVVTLKHEGKIHGISVGNRYAYLNVAGSIPANLPVQLQLGSGDAEISGVASLDAKVGSGDLHAQNIRGAVSATVGSGDIELRNVGSVALPTLGSGDVKADQVGGDVKVGTVGSGDLTVHGVRGSVQVDSVGSGDVQLRDVTGNVAVQTVGSGDLDVGTVGGNLSVQKVGSGDVTHRGVRGSVNLPKPR